A genomic stretch from Lepisosteus oculatus isolate fLepOcu1 chromosome 7, fLepOcu1.hap2, whole genome shotgun sequence includes:
- the LOC102691343 gene encoding transcription factor Spi-C, with protein MSYLDQDILSQHFQDAIDVLQRHSDGTQQYQSEYKFYDAQGSQPAPVRTSFGCYSSPLVPDAPVYNWSELPPWAHTVPSAALTHTPPPENQLAYSVFAQQRGGKGRKKLRLYEYLHEALYDTNMADSIQWVDKGSGTFQFVSKNKEKLAERWGKRKGNRKTMTYQKMARALRNYSRTGEIIKIRRKLTYQFNPVILQRLSPSHPSGRETLYFQYIPTEQGYCSMDTWPNCYSSFNCDNEYDLNCTPIQSNP; from the exons ATG agctACCTTGACCAAGATATCTTAAGCCAACACTTCCAGGATGCTATTGACGTGCTCCAGCGTCATTCAGATGGCACACAACAATATCAGTCAG AGTACAAGTTCTATGACGCCCAGGGCAGTCAGCCAGCCCCCGTAAGGACCAGCTTCGGCTGCTACTCCTCTCCTCTCGTTCCCGATGCGCCAGTATACAACTGGAGTGAGCTGCCG CCCTGGGCCCACACTGTCCCCAGCGCAGCTCtgacacacactcctcctccgGAGAACCAGCTGGCTTACTCTGTGTTTGCCCAGCAAAGAGGTGGAAAAG GGAGGAAGAAGCTGCGGCTGTACGAGTACCTGCACGAAGCCCTGTACGACACCAACATGGCCGACTCCATACAGTGGGTGGACAAGGGCAGCGGCACCTTCCAGTTCGTCTCCAAGAACAAGGAGAAGCTGGCTGAGCGGTGGGGCAAGAGGAAGGGAAACCGCAAGACCATGACCTACCAGAAGATGGCCCGAGCTCTGAGGAACTACAGCCGCACGGGGGAGATCATCAAAATCCGCCGGAAGCTGACCTACCAGTTCAACCCCGTGATCCTTCAGAGACTCAGCCCCAGTCACCCGTCCGGGAGGGAGACCCTGTACTTCCAGTACATCCCCACGGAGCAGGGCTACTGCAGCATGGACACCTGGCCAAACTGCTACAGCAGCTTCAACTGTGACAACGAGTACGACTTGAACTGCACACCAATTCAGTCAAATCCCTGA